In the genome of Candidatus Rokuibacteriota bacterium, the window AGATCGGCCTGGAGCCCGTGGATGAGTTCCAGCCGCCCGAATACGTGGCCAAGGAGGCGGGAACGCGCTACGCGCTGACCCATGGGGCCGTCGGCGACTACGCGCTCGTGGCCGAGGGGACGGACTTCGGCCTGATCTGGGTGGAAGCCGGGAAGGCCTTCTTCAAGGTCACGGTCTTCGGCGACGACCTGCCGATCTACACCCCTTACATCACGCGGCCGACGCCGATCGAGAAGAGCCCGAACGCCATCGTCCGCATGGCGCGCCTGATCGAGCGGCTGGAGGAGTGGGCGTACGACTACGAGCAGCGCCACCGCTACGAGTGCCCGGGCGGCGTCGTGGTCCCGAAGGTCAACATCGGCGCGATCCGGGCCGGCGTCCCCTACAAGATCACGAAGACTGTCCAGCAGTGCGCTGTCTACGTCGATGTCCGGATCACCCCGGTCCAGAATCCGCTGGACGTGAGGGAGGAGCTGCGCCGACTCATCGCCGGCGCCGGGCTTCGGGGTGAGGTGGAGCTCTACGTCTACCGGCGGGGGTACGAGGCTCAGCGCGTCGAGCCGCTGGCCGAGGCGATCCGGCGCTCTCACCGGGAGGTCTTCGGCGAGACGCCGAAGGTGGGCGCTCCCCCGTTCTCGAGCATGTGGCGCGACATCAACGTCTTCAACGAAATGGGGATCCCGGCCATCACCTACGGGCCCGGAATCAGCGTGGGGGGCGGGAACTTTGCCATGCGGATCACCGACCTGGTCACGGCCGCCAGGCTTTACGCCCTCATCGCCCTGGACCTCTGCGACCAGGAAGC includes:
- a CDS encoding M20/M25/M40 family metallo-hydrolase, which produces MKPNASAQSVLDRIDADELVKVALDLGNIDSPTGREGEVGQYVYDWLLRHGFAPRKLGLFSDRFNVAATLPGQARGRSLVFNSHMDTTIAKEEVWTTRRAADPVFHSAWREGEFLIGNGICNDKGPMATWLIAANAIRESGVALRGDLTLMAVVGEIGLEPVDEFQPPEYVAKEAGTRYALTHGAVGDYALVAEGTDFGLIWVEAGKAFFKVTVFGDDLPIYTPYITRPTPIEKSPNAIVRMARLIERLEEWAYDYEQRHRYECPGGVVVPKVNIGAIRAGVPYKITKTVQQCAVYVDVRITPVQNPLDVREELRRLIAGAGLRGEVELYVYRRGYEAQRVEPLAEAIRRSHREVFGETPKVGAPPFSSMWRDINVFNEMGIPAITYGPGISVGGGNFAMRITDLVTAARLYALIALDLCDQEAD